Proteins encoded in a region of the Stieleria neptunia genome:
- the istB gene encoding IS21-like element helper ATPase IstB, protein MTNYLTRLTRRVQTMNQSTTRKPQSKKTESSIRQPPKTPPTRTSNERTEERLKEQFRSLRLPMFRDQFQATADRAAAEDLSHVQYLSELAELECQARNESRIKRLMTNSRLPLGKTWETFNFDRLPLSVTRQLESLREGSFLDRRENVLIFGQPGAGKSHALCALANQLVQQGRSMLLTTCSLLVQQLLIAKRDLRLQKYIKQLSRFEGLMIDDLGYVQQNREEMEVLFTLLAERYERGSVLLTSNLAFSKWDQIFKDAMTTAAAIDRLVHHSVIIELNVPSYRVETAKKTKSAGRSAKASQ, encoded by the coding sequence ATGACGAATTATTTGACACGTTTGACAAGGAGAGTCCAAACGATGAATCAATCAACCACACGAAAGCCCCAATCGAAAAAGACCGAATCGTCGATACGGCAGCCTCCCAAGACCCCGCCCACGAGGACGAGCAACGAACGGACCGAGGAGCGGCTGAAGGAGCAGTTTCGCAGCTTGCGTCTGCCGATGTTTCGCGACCAGTTTCAAGCGACGGCCGACCGAGCAGCCGCGGAGGATCTCAGCCATGTTCAATACTTATCGGAACTGGCGGAACTGGAATGCCAGGCCCGCAACGAGAGTCGGATCAAGCGTCTAATGACCAACTCACGTCTTCCGCTGGGCAAGACATGGGAGACGTTCAACTTCGATCGCTTGCCATTGTCAGTGACACGACAACTGGAGAGTCTTCGGGAGGGATCGTTCTTGGATCGTCGGGAGAACGTACTGATTTTCGGTCAGCCCGGTGCGGGGAAGAGTCACGCGCTTTGTGCCTTGGCGAATCAACTCGTCCAGCAAGGCCGGAGCATGCTTCTGACAACGTGCAGCTTGCTGGTGCAACAGTTGCTGATCGCAAAGCGGGATCTTCGCCTGCAGAAGTACATCAAGCAACTGTCTCGTTTCGAGGGCCTGATGATCGACGACCTGGGTTACGTGCAGCAGAATCGAGAAGAGATGGAGGTGCTGTTCACGCTGCTGGCGGAACGTTACGAGAGAGGGAGTGTTCTGTTGACGAGCAACTTGGCGTTCAGCAAGTGGGACCAGATCTTCAAAGATGCGATGACGACGGCGGCGGCGATCGATCGCTTGGTTCACCACAGCGTGATCATCGAGTTGAACGTGCCAAGCTATCGCGTGGAAACAGCCAAGAAAACGAAGTCAGCTGGACGGTCAGCAAAGGCCTCTCAATAA
- a CDS encoding integrase catalytic domain-containing protein, translated as MPQQKDTQIVGGAMEMQAKAALIDSIRSRYYGARKRDKSRILDEFVAITGHQRKYALRILAERQNTTPERCEVVGRKIYDCAVKEVLVTLWESSDRLCGKRLKAILPELLKSMESHGHMNLDDSLKTRVLSASASTIDRLLRPIREEATGKKRVRPKKKVRAAVAVKTFSEWDDVAPGSLEVDFVAHCGGNLSGPFIHSLVATDVASGWTECIPILIREQSLVVESLELLRNRFPFPVLGINTDNDSSFINESVIKFCDSQSITFTRSRPYRKNDQAWIEQKNGSIVRKHLGYQRFSGPIACQTIAHLFDSVRWYVNMFQPSFKLLSKTRDGARVSKKFHSPQTPCERLLSDSRVSSESKEYLRRNRLEQDPLELLHAIRQSQAALDSLSTEDSLSQEQQIDLEEFLSQLPELWKKGEARPTHQPKPMRTRDYRTRPDPFEGDWTTILGWLEKSPDATASSLLERLIERSPDKYNGGQLRTLQRRVSQWRNIMARKLVTGTTAT; from the coding sequence TTGCCTCAACAGAAAGATACCCAAATCGTAGGTGGCGCCATGGAAATGCAAGCAAAAGCTGCACTGATTGACTCGATTCGTTCGCGATACTACGGCGCACGGAAACGAGACAAGTCGCGGATACTCGATGAATTTGTTGCGATTACCGGACACCAACGTAAGTACGCGCTGCGAATTCTCGCTGAACGCCAAAACACCACCCCAGAGCGTTGTGAAGTCGTGGGCCGCAAAATATACGACTGCGCGGTCAAGGAGGTGCTTGTAACGCTCTGGGAATCTTCCGATCGCCTATGCGGCAAACGCCTCAAAGCGATTCTTCCCGAGTTGCTGAAGTCGATGGAGTCGCACGGTCACATGAATCTTGATGATTCTCTCAAGACGCGGGTGTTGTCGGCAAGTGCTTCAACCATAGACCGACTGCTTCGTCCTATACGTGAGGAAGCGACTGGAAAGAAACGCGTTCGCCCAAAGAAAAAGGTCCGCGCTGCAGTTGCCGTCAAGACCTTTTCCGAATGGGATGATGTCGCCCCTGGGAGTCTCGAAGTAGATTTTGTTGCTCACTGCGGAGGGAATCTATCCGGCCCATTCATACACAGTTTGGTTGCTACAGACGTTGCGTCTGGATGGACGGAATGCATCCCGATTCTGATTCGCGAGCAGTCTCTCGTCGTCGAATCTTTGGAATTGCTGCGGAACAGATTTCCGTTTCCAGTCCTGGGAATAAACACTGACAATGACAGTTCGTTCATCAACGAATCAGTCATCAAATTCTGCGATTCCCAAAGTATCACATTTACTCGATCACGGCCCTATCGAAAAAACGATCAGGCATGGATCGAGCAGAAGAACGGTTCTATCGTTCGCAAACACCTCGGCTATCAGCGATTCTCGGGACCGATCGCATGCCAAACCATCGCACATCTTTTCGATAGTGTTCGTTGGTACGTGAACATGTTTCAGCCATCCTTCAAGCTCTTAAGCAAGACTCGTGACGGCGCCAGGGTAAGCAAGAAGTTTCACTCACCTCAAACGCCATGTGAACGGCTACTTAGTGACTCGCGAGTATCATCCGAATCGAAAGAGTATTTGCGACGCAACCGTCTTGAACAGGACCCGCTAGAACTACTACACGCAATCCGACAATCGCAAGCTGCGCTGGATTCGCTGTCGACGGAGGATTCGCTCTCCCAGGAGCAGCAGATTGATCTCGAAGAATTTCTTTCACAGTTACCGGAGCTATGGAAGAAAGGCGAGGCCCGACCAACTCATCAGCCGAAGCCGATGCGAACGCGAGATTATCGAACGCGTCCAGACCCCTTTGAAGGAGACTGGACGACGATTCTTGGATGGCTTGAAAAATCCCCAGACGCAACTGCGTCGTCGTTACTCGAAAGGCTCATCGAACGATCGCCCGACAAATACAACGGCGGTCAACTACGAACGCTTCAACGTCGCGTGAGTCAGTGGCGGAATATCATGGCAAGGAAATTAGTGACGGGCACCACGGCGACCTAA